From Domibacillus sp. DTU_2020_1001157_1_SI_ALB_TIR_016, a single genomic window includes:
- a CDS encoding amidase domain-containing protein, translating into MYDREAAVRYAEKWWNKRNPAFPAFAVDCTNYVSQCLLAGGAPMRGGYADRKNGWWVGGGTWSFSWSVTHSLRWYLEGSKKGLKAVRKASAADLIPGDVIIYDFNGDGRMDHAAFVVSRQNGVPLVNAHTADSYHRHWSYTTSPAHTDGIRYYFFHIDENISL; encoded by the coding sequence ATGTATGATCGTGAAGCCGCAGTCCGTTATGCGGAAAAGTGGTGGAACAAACGCAATCCCGCTTTTCCCGCGTTTGCTGTAGACTGTACCAATTATGTTTCACAATGCCTGCTGGCCGGAGGCGCCCCTATGAGAGGCGGCTACGCCGACCGCAAAAATGGCTGGTGGGTTGGAGGCGGTACGTGGAGTTTCAGCTGGAGTGTGACCCATTCGCTCAGGTGGTATTTAGAAGGATCGAAGAAGGGGTTAAAGGCTGTGCGGAAAGCATCGGCAGCAGATCTGATTCCTGGAGACGTCATCATTTATGATTTTAACGGTGATGGCCGTATGGATCATGCTGCTTTTGTCGTAAGCCGCCAAAACGGTGTACCGCTTGTTAATGCGCACACGGCTGACAGTTATCACCGCCATTGGAGCTATACGACGTCACCGGCACACACGGACGGCATTCGTTACTACTTTTTCCATATTGATGAAAACATATCCTTGTAA
- a CDS encoding IclR family transcriptional regulator: protein MERENVVKSVARALDIIALVSASPRGLGVTEIANGMDINKSSVFRTLATLEQYGYIEQHKETGRYRIGYAFLEVSSRLLESLDVRSEAQDVLRQLEAETNEVVHLVVYDRGEVVYIEKLDGHEALRMHSKVGRRAPVHCTSVGKAILAHLPQSEVNDILERRGLPVHTDQTITTKEAYLAELARVREAGYALDLEENEPGICCIAAPVFDHHGAIAAAVSISGPTLRMTDERLKALRERMIKAGSDISERLGWKRK, encoded by the coding sequence TTGGAAAGAGAAAACGTCGTTAAATCGGTCGCGCGTGCGCTTGATATTATTGCACTTGTCAGTGCATCCCCGAGGGGGCTTGGTGTAACAGAAATTGCGAATGGAATGGATATTAATAAAAGCTCGGTGTTTCGGACACTAGCGACACTTGAGCAATACGGCTATATTGAACAGCATAAGGAAACAGGCCGCTATCGAATCGGCTACGCTTTTTTAGAGGTAAGCTCAAGGCTGCTGGAATCACTCGATGTCCGATCAGAAGCACAGGATGTTCTGCGCCAGTTGGAGGCGGAAACAAATGAAGTGGTTCACCTTGTCGTGTATGACCGTGGAGAAGTGGTGTATATTGAAAAGCTGGACGGACACGAAGCGCTGCGTATGCATTCAAAAGTCGGCAGGCGTGCGCCTGTTCACTGCACGTCTGTCGGAAAAGCGATTTTAGCCCATCTGCCCCAATCAGAAGTAAACGATATATTGGAACGAAGAGGGCTGCCGGTCCATACAGACCAGACCATTACAACGAAAGAAGCGTATCTGGCAGAGCTCGCGCGTGTAAGAGAAGCAGGATATGCGCTCGATCTTGAAGAAAACGAGCCTGGAATCTGCTGTATTGCAGCACCGGTATTTGATCATCATGGAGCCATTGCAGCGGCTGTATCAATTTCTGGCCCCACTCTCCGTATGACGGATGAGCGCTTAAAAGCGTTAAGAGAGCGCATGATAAAAGCGGGAAGCGACATTTCAGAGCGCCTTGGATGGAAAAGGAAATAA
- a CDS encoding malate synthase G — MGNYVKAGSLQVDDRFYEFVNSRVLPPAGVDQEAFWAGFSRLVADVTPKNKKLLERRNDLQAQINDWHRKHSFEPAAYKTFLEEIGYLEPEGEDFTIQTENIDDEIALQAGPQLVVPVNNARYAVNAANARWGSLYDALYGTDAIPETDGAEKSAGFNPIRGKKVVAFARRFLDTAAPLEAGSHTESTGYRIENGRLIVSLQNGETLLKNPEQLKGTSEEGILLVHHGLHIEIQVDPEHPIGSKDPAGVKDILLEAAITTIMDCEDSVAAVDAEDKLLVYENWLGLMRGDLSASFTKNGRQIQRTLNADRSYISPDGAPFELPGRSLMFVRNVGHLMTSNAILDEHGDEIFEGILDGVITSAIAKPSALGQPNRKNSRKRSIYIVKPKMHGSEEVAFADDLFNRIEDLLNMPRYTLKIGVMDEERRTSLNLKKCIAAVRNRIVFINTGFLDRTGDEMHTSMEVGPMIQKREMKKTAWLEGYEKSNVASGLAAGFGHRAQIGKGMWAMPDLMADMMEQKISHVQAGANTAWVPSPTAAVLHAIHYHEVNVFDRQKEIADQASAFRDMMLQIPIASKANWRPEDIQQELDNNAQGILGYVVRWVEQGIGCSKVPDIYNTGLMEDRATLRISSQHMANWLHHGICTKKQVMDTLERMAKVVDEQNAGDLGYRPMGPNYHDSVAFAAACELIFKGYKQPNGYTEPILHEKRLQAKEKYRITS; from the coding sequence GTGGGGAATTATGTGAAAGCAGGGTCACTGCAAGTAGATGATCGATTTTATGAATTTGTAAACAGCCGTGTGCTTCCTCCGGCAGGGGTGGATCAGGAAGCATTCTGGGCGGGTTTCAGTCGGCTTGTGGCGGATGTTACACCGAAAAACAAGAAGCTTTTGGAGCGAAGAAATGACTTGCAGGCTCAAATCAACGATTGGCATCGAAAGCATTCTTTTGAGCCGGCAGCGTATAAAACCTTTTTGGAGGAAATCGGTTATCTTGAGCCTGAAGGGGAAGACTTCACGATCCAAACGGAAAACATAGATGATGAAATTGCGCTTCAAGCCGGTCCGCAGCTTGTTGTACCGGTAAATAACGCGCGCTATGCCGTTAACGCAGCTAACGCAAGATGGGGGAGCTTGTATGATGCGTTATATGGTACAGATGCCATTCCGGAAACGGACGGTGCGGAAAAGTCAGCCGGCTTTAATCCGATTCGCGGCAAGAAAGTCGTTGCTTTTGCACGCCGGTTCTTAGATACAGCAGCACCGCTTGAAGCAGGTTCACATACAGAATCAACCGGCTATCGTATAGAAAATGGCCGCCTGATCGTTTCTTTACAAAATGGCGAGACATTACTGAAGAACCCAGAGCAATTAAAAGGAACGAGTGAAGAAGGGATTTTGCTCGTGCACCACGGCCTGCATATTGAAATACAAGTGGATCCGGAGCACCCAATTGGCTCAAAAGATCCAGCGGGGGTTAAAGATATTTTACTGGAAGCAGCCATAACGACGATTATGGACTGTGAAGACTCTGTAGCGGCCGTCGATGCCGAAGACAAGCTCCTTGTGTACGAAAACTGGCTGGGCTTGATGCGGGGAGACTTATCCGCTTCTTTTACAAAAAACGGCAGGCAGATCCAACGTACACTGAATGCAGACCGGTCTTATATATCGCCGGATGGTGCGCCGTTTGAACTTCCCGGCCGCTCTCTTATGTTTGTTCGAAATGTTGGCCATTTAATGACCAGCAATGCCATACTGGACGAGCATGGTGATGAAATTTTTGAAGGCATTTTGGATGGTGTGATCACAAGCGCCATTGCCAAGCCGTCAGCACTCGGGCAGCCGAACCGGAAGAATTCACGCAAGCGCTCCATTTATATTGTGAAGCCAAAAATGCATGGATCTGAGGAAGTGGCTTTTGCAGACGATTTATTTAACCGGATTGAGGATTTATTAAATATGCCGCGATACACACTTAAAATCGGAGTGATGGATGAAGAGCGCCGAACGTCTCTTAATTTAAAAAAATGTATCGCAGCTGTTCGAAACCGGATTGTCTTTATTAACACGGGCTTTTTAGACCGGACTGGCGATGAGATGCACACGTCAATGGAAGTGGGTCCGATGATTCAAAAAAGGGAAATGAAAAAAACAGCCTGGCTGGAGGGCTATGAAAAATCGAACGTAGCGAGCGGATTGGCAGCGGGCTTTGGACACCGGGCGCAAATCGGTAAGGGAATGTGGGCAATGCCGGACTTGATGGCTGATATGATGGAGCAGAAAATCAGCCATGTGCAGGCTGGCGCCAATACAGCCTGGGTTCCGTCCCCGACAGCAGCTGTTTTGCACGCCATTCATTACCATGAAGTGAACGTATTTGACCGCCAGAAAGAAATCGCCGATCAAGCTTCCGCTTTTCGGGATATGATGCTGCAAATTCCAATCGCGTCCAAAGCAAATTGGCGTCCAGAAGATATTCAGCAAGAGCTCGATAACAATGCCCAGGGAATCTTAGGGTATGTTGTCCGGTGGGTTGAACAGGGGATTGGCTGTTCCAAAGTGCCGGATATTTATAATACCGGATTGATGGAAGACCGGGCGACTCTCCGAATTTCAAGCCAGCACATGGCCAACTGGCTGCATCATGGAATTTGCACAAAGAAGCAGGTTATGGACACGCTGGAGCGAATGGCAAAAGTAGTTGATGAGCAAAATGCGGGGGATCTCGGCTACCGGCCAATGGGGCCGAATTATCATGATTCGGTTGCCTTTGCGGCTGCTTGTGAGTTGATCTTTAAAGGATATAAGCAGCCGAATGGCTACACAGAACCGATCCTGCACGAAAAACGGCTCCAGGCAAAAGAAAAATATCGTATTACATCATAA
- a CDS encoding cold-shock protein: MSYYSKNRTEPLPNVDIETWECPSEGCKGWMRKNFSDDDSPTCPFCGSEMENGTRHTNSLQNNTFRKPAEAEQKKA, encoded by the coding sequence ATGTCTTATTACAGCAAAAATCGTACGGAACCATTGCCAAACGTTGATATCGAGACATGGGAATGCCCGTCGGAGGGCTGCAAAGGCTGGATGAGAAAGAACTTTTCAGATGATGATTCACCAACGTGCCCATTTTGCGGGAGCGAGATGGAAAACGGAACCCGGCACACGAATTCGCTGCAAAACAATACGTTTCGTAAACCGGCAGAGGCCGAACAAAAAAAAGCGTGA
- a CDS encoding DUF456 domain-containing protein produces the protein MSIFVWAVIILLFIASFAGFIFPIVPSVLVLWAGFGLYYVGISREELSILFWIGMLVLTALMFLADFLANSYFVKKYGGSKWGEWTAVIALIAGSFIIPPFGILIVPFVAVFAVELIVLKNIKQAFFVAYATLIAFLSGTLAKVVIQLIMIGWFLAEAIL, from the coding sequence GTGTCTATTTTTGTTTGGGCAGTTATTATTTTACTGTTTATCGCAAGCTTTGCCGGCTTCATATTTCCAATTGTTCCATCGGTTCTCGTTTTGTGGGCAGGGTTTGGTCTTTATTATGTTGGCATTAGCCGCGAGGAATTATCCATTCTTTTTTGGATTGGCATGCTTGTTTTAACAGCGCTTATGTTTTTAGCTGATTTTCTGGCAAACAGCTACTTTGTAAAAAAATACGGCGGTTCCAAATGGGGCGAGTGGACAGCGGTGATTGCTCTTATTGCGGGTTCGTTTATCATCCCGCCCTTTGGGATTTTGATTGTGCCATTTGTAGCGGTTTTTGCGGTTGAACTCATTGTTTTAAAAAATATAAAACAGGCTTTTTTTGTTGCGTACGCCACGCTTATTGCTTTCTTAAGCGGAACGCTGGCCAAAGTGGTGATCCAGCTTATTATGATCGGCTGGTTTTTGGCAGAAGCAATCCTGTAG
- a CDS encoding nucleotide excision repair endonuclease yields the protein MINIELPQADYILTRKRNPEDTSEALIAREYGFTDYHKIPRDKPGVFLFYDAQDRLLFVGKARKLRMRIRKHFEDNVSDIKNHRDDVHKIVVLVVDNPMERDIYETYIINTFEAKYNTDKAFFRS from the coding sequence TTGATTAATATTGAACTGCCTCAGGCTGACTACATTTTAACAAGAAAACGGAATCCGGAGGACACAAGTGAAGCGCTGATCGCACGTGAATACGGATTTACCGATTATCATAAAATTCCACGTGATAAACCAGGCGTTTTTCTTTTTTATGATGCACAGGACCGTCTTCTGTTTGTTGGAAAAGCCCGTAAACTTCGCATGCGTATCCGCAAACATTTTGAAGACAACGTGTCCGACATTAAAAACCACCGTGATGACGTCCATAAAATTGTTGTTCTTGTGGTCGATAACCCAATGGAACGGGATATTTATGAAACCTACATTATTAATACGTTCGAAGCGAAATACAATACGGATAAAGCGTTTTTCCGTTCTTAA
- a CDS encoding aspartyl-phosphate phosphatase Spo0E family protein, whose translation MNTLLNRDELMKKIKKVRRDMIASGTTKGLSHAETVQYSQELDELMNQFQPYSKF comes from the coding sequence ATGAATACGTTGTTAAATCGTGATGAGTTAATGAAAAAAATTAAAAAAGTCCGCCGGGACATGATTGCATCCGGTACAACAAAAGGATTAAGCCATGCAGAGACCGTTCAGTACAGCCAGGAACTGGACGAGCTGATGAATCAATTTCAGCCCTATAGCAAGTTTTAA
- a CDS encoding LLM class flavin-dependent oxidoreductase, with translation MSISYSALDLAPITAGSTASESFQRSADLARHAEKWGYNRYWLAEHHNMPGIASSATSVVIGHIAAATKTIRVGSGGIMLPNHAPLVIAEQFGTLESLFPGRIDLGLGRAPGTDQVTMRALRRQNMSDGHDFPEQLAELRGYFNGTNHVHAVPGEGLSIPIWLLGSSGFSARLAGDLGLPFSFASHFSPDHTLPALALYRRHFTSSDVLEKPHAMLGINVIAADTDQEAEWLATSMQQQFLNLIRNKAVPLQPPVESMDGIWTEFEKAALQQQLGSSIIGGPETIKKKLAAFIEETRADELMINAQIYDHEARLHSFELAADVLRSLE, from the coding sequence ATGTCTATCTCTTATTCTGCTCTTGATCTTGCTCCTATTACAGCGGGAAGCACCGCTTCAGAATCTTTTCAGCGTTCTGCTGACCTCGCCCGTCATGCAGAAAAATGGGGTTATAACCGGTACTGGCTTGCTGAGCATCATAATATGCCCGGCATTGCAAGCTCTGCCACATCCGTGGTGATCGGCCATATTGCCGCCGCTACAAAAACAATCCGGGTTGGCTCCGGAGGCATTATGCTGCCTAATCATGCGCCGCTTGTCATCGCAGAACAATTCGGTACCCTTGAGTCCCTGTTTCCTGGACGCATCGATCTGGGGCTTGGCCGCGCTCCTGGAACGGACCAGGTGACGATGCGGGCACTGCGCCGCCAAAATATGAGCGACGGGCACGACTTTCCAGAGCAGCTGGCTGAGCTGCGCGGATACTTTAATGGTACAAATCATGTTCATGCCGTTCCGGGTGAAGGCTTGTCCATTCCGATCTGGCTGCTTGGCTCAAGCGGGTTCAGCGCTCGCCTCGCTGGTGATTTAGGCCTGCCATTTTCTTTTGCAAGCCACTTTTCTCCAGATCATACGCTGCCGGCGCTCGCCCTTTATCGGCGCCATTTTACCTCATCGGACGTTCTCGAAAAGCCGCATGCTATGCTTGGCATAAACGTTATTGCCGCTGATACGGACCAAGAAGCAGAGTGGCTTGCTACATCCATGCAGCAGCAATTTTTAAACCTGATCCGCAACAAAGCGGTGCCTCTTCAGCCGCCAGTGGAGAGCATGGACGGCATTTGGACTGAATTTGAAAAAGCAGCACTGCAGCAGCAGCTCGGTTCCTCCATCATCGGCGGTCCGGAAACCATTAAGAAAAAATTAGCCGCGTTCATCGAAGAAACCCGCGCGGACGAACTAATGATTAACGCGCAAATCTATGACCATGAAGCAAGGCTGCATTCCTTTGAACTCGCAGCAGACGTTTTGCGTTCGCTCGAATAA
- a CDS encoding catalase, which yields MEHEDKKKTGTGETEETLTNRQGHPVVDNQNIRTVGNRGPATLENYHFIEKISHFDRERIPERVVHARGAGAHGYFETYGKVGDEDVAKYTRAKVFKGAGKRTPVFVRFSTVAGAKESPETARDPRGFAVKFYTEDGNWDLVGNNLKIFFIRDPLKFPDMIHAFKPDPVTNIQNPERMFDFVSKTPEATHMITFLFSPWGIPANYRQMQGSGVNTYKWVNEAGEAVLVKYHWEPLKQGIRNLTQKEANEIQGMNTSHATQDLYEAIEKGDYPEWELCVQIMSDDEHPELDFDPLDDTKLWPQDQFPFLPVGKMVLNKNPENYFAEVEQAAFGTGVLVDGLDFSDDKMLQGRTFSYSDTQRYRVGANYLQIPINKPKKRVATNQRDGQHAHYVDDGRNPHVNYEPSMLDGLKEAEKAGADHQPAYNAKLIKQPIDRKNDYGQAGDTYRSFEDWERDELISNLVDALSVSHPDIQKAMIGHFTKADEEYGRRVAEGLEKAKQKMEQRAGDTGSAAAKKAADTAKQEGHEADPY from the coding sequence GTGGAACACGAAGACAAGAAAAAAACGGGGACAGGTGAAACGGAAGAAACGTTAACAAACCGTCAGGGACATCCAGTTGTAGACAATCAAAACATTCGAACTGTTGGAAACCGTGGTCCGGCAACGCTCGAAAACTATCATTTTATTGAAAAAATTTCCCATTTTGACCGTGAACGTATTCCGGAACGGGTTGTGCATGCGCGTGGTGCCGGGGCACATGGCTATTTTGAAACGTATGGGAAAGTCGGCGACGAAGATGTTGCTAAATATACACGGGCAAAGGTATTTAAAGGAGCAGGCAAGCGGACACCGGTATTTGTTCGGTTTTCAACGGTTGCCGGAGCGAAGGAATCTCCAGAAACAGCCCGCGACCCGCGTGGATTTGCGGTTAAATTTTATACAGAAGATGGCAACTGGGATCTTGTCGGCAACAACCTGAAAATTTTCTTTATTCGTGATCCACTGAAATTCCCAGATATGATTCATGCGTTTAAGCCAGACCCGGTGACAAACATTCAAAATCCGGAGCGCATGTTTGATTTTGTTTCCAAGACACCGGAAGCGACTCATATGATTACCTTCTTATTTTCCCCTTGGGGCATTCCGGCAAACTATCGCCAAATGCAGGGCTCGGGTGTTAACACGTATAAGTGGGTAAACGAAGCGGGTGAAGCGGTGCTGGTGAAATATCATTGGGAGCCGTTAAAGCAGGGCATTCGGAACTTAACGCAAAAAGAAGCCAATGAAATTCAAGGAATGAACACAAGCCATGCCACACAGGATCTTTATGAAGCGATTGAAAAAGGTGACTACCCGGAATGGGAACTTTGCGTACAAATTATGAGTGATGATGAGCACCCAGAGCTTGATTTTGATCCGCTTGATGATACAAAGCTATGGCCTCAGGATCAATTCCCGTTCCTGCCGGTTGGGAAAATGGTCCTCAATAAAAATCCGGAAAATTATTTTGCAGAAGTTGAGCAGGCGGCTTTTGGGACAGGAGTGCTAGTAGATGGCCTGGATTTTTCTGATGATAAAATGCTCCAGGGGCGTACGTTCTCTTACTCAGATACCCAGCGTTACCGTGTTGGAGCAAACTACCTACAAATTCCGATCAATAAACCTAAAAAGCGGGTTGCGACCAATCAGCGCGATGGCCAGCATGCCCACTATGTAGACGATGGGCGGAATCCGCATGTGAATTACGAGCCGTCTATGCTGGATGGCTTAAAAGAAGCAGAAAAAGCCGGTGCAGACCATCAGCCTGCTTACAACGCTAAATTAATAAAGCAGCCGATTGACCGCAAAAACGATTACGGGCAGGCAGGTGATACATACCGGAGTTTTGAAGACTGGGAACGCGATGAGCTGATCAGCAATTTGGTTGATGCGCTCAGCGTATCACACCCGGATATTCAAAAAGCCATGATCGGACACTTTACAAAAGCAGACGAGGAGTATGGCCGCCGTGTAGCGGAAGGGCTTGAAAAAGCAAAACAGAAGATGGAACAAAGGGCTGGAGATACTGGTTCAGCGGCAGCGAAAAAAGCAGCGGATACTGCAAAACAAGAAGGTCACGAGGCGGATCCATACTAA
- a CDS encoding pyrimidine/purine nucleoside phosphorylase, which translates to MTQLKNVDITKEANIYFDGKVTSRTIFLQDGTKKTLGIMMPGEYTFSTELKEEMDISAGKLEYKLQGGDWETIDGAGVFFVPANETFELKVHTIVDYCCSYLSE; encoded by the coding sequence ATGACTCAACTAAAAAACGTAGATATTACAAAGGAAGCAAACATTTATTTCGACGGGAAGGTAACGAGCAGAACCATTTTCCTGCAGGATGGAACTAAAAAAACGCTCGGTATTATGATGCCCGGGGAATATACATTTTCAACGGAGTTAAAAGAAGAAATGGATATTTCAGCTGGAAAGCTCGAATACAAGCTTCAAGGCGGTGACTGGGAAACGATTGACGGAGCGGGTGTTTTCTTCGTGCCGGCCAATGAAACATTTGAATTAAAAGTACATACAATTGTGGATTATTGCTGCTCTTATCTGTCTGAGTAA
- a CDS encoding circularly permuted type 2 ATP-grasp protein, producing MFKPYNSDPYFDEMIDQNGNPREHYQRFYNSLLQLNPEELKEKQDTANLNFLRQGITFTVYGNEGGTERTLPFDFIPIIIPSDKWKQIEKGMVQRVKALNLFLDDIYHGQNILNDGIIPRDLIEQNPYFYYQQAGGVDIPLRNYIFLAGIDLIKDEKGVYRVLEDNLRNPSGMSYVYQNRYVMRQVCPEFFSKHSLNMLEEQIGHLHAALMSHLPKNARTTADPRAVLLTPGMYNSAYYDHVFLAQRMNISLVEGRDLIVKDKIVYMKTIRGLKRVDIIYRRIDDDFLDPQAFRKDSRLGIPGLLDAYRAGNVSIVNGIGNGAADDKAIYAYVPDMIKYYLNEEPIIPNVETYMLRNPEQREWVLKHIDQLVVKNVGASGGYDMLIGPHASEEEIAVFKEKIMENPNQYIAQPTIKLSRAPVYQDGRFYPCHVDLRVFVMKGENINVFPGGLSRVALKEGSLVVNSSQGGGAKDTWVLKEEPQHAKQSR from the coding sequence ATGTTTAAACCATACAATAGTGATCCTTATTTCGACGAAATGATTGACCAAAACGGAAATCCGAGGGAACATTACCAACGTTTTTATAACTCTCTTCTACAATTGAATCCTGAAGAATTAAAAGAAAAACAGGATACAGCAAATTTAAATTTTTTACGTCAGGGCATAACGTTTACCGTCTATGGAAATGAAGGCGGGACCGAACGGACGCTGCCTTTCGATTTTATTCCTATTATTATCCCATCTGACAAGTGGAAGCAAATCGAAAAAGGAATGGTACAGCGTGTCAAAGCATTAAATTTGTTTTTAGATGACATTTACCATGGTCAAAATATTTTGAATGATGGGATTATTCCGCGTGACCTCATTGAACAAAACCCTTACTTTTACTACCAGCAGGCAGGCGGGGTAGACATCCCGCTTCGAAACTATATTTTTTTGGCAGGCATTGATTTAATCAAAGATGAAAAAGGTGTTTATAGAGTACTTGAAGACAACTTGCGAAACCCTTCCGGCATGTCATATGTATATCAAAACCGGTATGTGATGCGCCAGGTTTGTCCGGAATTCTTTTCAAAGCATTCCCTTAACATGCTGGAAGAACAAATCGGCCACCTGCACGCTGCTTTAATGTCCCATCTTCCTAAAAATGCAAGAACAACCGCCGATCCACGAGCTGTTTTGCTAACACCGGGCATGTATAATTCCGCTTACTATGACCACGTTTTTTTAGCACAGCGGATGAATATTTCTCTTGTTGAAGGGCGGGATTTGATTGTTAAGGACAAAATCGTCTACATGAAAACAATCAGGGGACTAAAACGGGTTGATATTATTTACCGGCGTATTGATGACGATTTTCTTGATCCACAGGCATTTCGAAAAGATTCCCGTTTAGGCATTCCCGGCCTGCTCGATGCGTACCGGGCAGGAAATGTTTCGATCGTAAACGGCATCGGCAACGGGGCTGCAGATGATAAAGCGATCTATGCTTATGTACCTGATATGATCAAATATTATTTAAACGAAGAACCGATTATCCCAAATGTGGAAACCTATATGCTGCGAAATCCTGAACAGCGCGAATGGGTGCTTAAGCATATTGACCAGCTTGTTGTTAAAAACGTAGGAGCTTCCGGAGGCTACGATATGTTGATTGGCCCGCACGCGTCTGAAGAAGAAATCGCTGTTTTCAAAGAGAAAATTATGGAAAACCCCAATCAATATATTGCGCAGCCGACCATCAAGCTGTCACGAGCACCGGTTTATCAGGATGGCCGCTTTTATCCTTGCCATGTAGACCTTCGTGTATTTGTGATGAAAGGGGAAAACATTAATGTTTTTCCAGGCGGCCTGTCACGTGTTGCGTTAAAAGAAGGCTCACTCGTTGTGAACTCTTCACAAGGCGGAGGAGCAAAAGATACTTGGGTATTAAAGGAGGAACCACAGCATGCTAAGCAGAGTCGCTGA